One genomic region from bacterium encodes:
- a CDS encoding TIGR00366 family protein: MATQPKYTFNTLFLIFAMVVAVAALTWIVPGGEYQRHEVGGKTLVIANTFTRVESHPQGLMALLTAPLKGFIEAAKIIGFCFIIGGIFTIIQNTGAITAGVNWMAWYFSHKPHMQKFFIPATMTLFSVAGTTFGMCEETMLFVPLFMMLAISLGYDSLVGTAIPFLGAAAGFAGAVINPFTLGIAQEIAQLSPLSGWEYRLFIWFLSTFFMIAFVMRYARKVKADPAISPVYEIDRQRGLHPETAPQHIRMERRHTLVLLAFALALAMLVFGVIRFGWGIVEMSGLFFGLGLVAGVLGRLSIGGITEGFKAGARDMMGVALIIACARAILVVANDGKILDVMLYALGGLISHLPRVVAAQMMFVTQGLINFFVHSGSGQAALTMPIMSPLADVIGITRQTSVLAFVFGEGWINPILPTSGVTMGVLGLAGIPWEKWARWLLPIQIFFFILALLLLIPPVLLHFQ; the protein is encoded by the coding sequence ATGGCAACGCAACCAAAATACACCTTCAATACCCTCTTTCTGATTTTCGCCATGGTTGTGGCGGTAGCAGCCCTGACCTGGATCGTCCCGGGCGGGGAGTACCAGCGCCACGAGGTGGGCGGCAAGACCCTGGTCATTGCCAACACCTTCACCCGGGTCGAGAGCCACCCGCAAGGGCTGATGGCGCTGCTCACCGCGCCGCTCAAGGGCTTCATCGAGGCCGCCAAGATCATCGGCTTTTGCTTCATCATCGGCGGCATCTTCACCATCATCCAGAATACCGGGGCGATCACCGCCGGCGTCAACTGGATGGCCTGGTATTTCAGCCACAAGCCGCATATGCAGAAATTCTTTATCCCCGCCACCATGACCCTCTTTTCAGTGGCGGGCACCACCTTCGGGATGTGCGAGGAGACGATGCTCTTTGTTCCGCTCTTCATGATGCTGGCGATCTCGCTGGGCTATGACTCCCTGGTGGGGACGGCGATTCCCTTTCTCGGCGCCGCGGCCGGATTCGCCGGGGCGGTCATCAATCCCTTCACCCTCGGCATCGCCCAGGAGATCGCGCAATTGTCGCCCCTTTCCGGTTGGGAATACCGCCTCTTCATCTGGTTCCTAAGCACCTTCTTCATGATCGCCTTTGTCATGCGCTATGCCCGGAAGGTCAAGGCCGATCCCGCCATCAGTCCGGTATATGAGATCGACCGTCAGCGCGGGCTGCACCCGGAGACGGCACCGCAGCACATCCGGATGGAGCGCCGGCATACCCTAGTCCTGCTGGCCTTCGCCCTGGCGCTGGCGATGCTGGTATTCGGGGTGATCCGCTTCGGTTGGGGCATCGTCGAGATGAGCGGGCTCTTTTTCGGTCTAGGCCTGGTCGCCGGCGTGCTCGGCCGGCTCTCCATCGGCGGGATTACTGAGGGGTTCAAGGCCGGTGCCAGGGATATGATGGGCGTCGCCCTGATCATCGCCTGCGCCCGTGCTATCCTGGTGGTCGCCAACGATGGCAAGATCCTCGATGTCATGCTCTATGCGCTGGGCGGCCTTATCTCGCATCTGCCGCGCGTGGTGGCGGCCCAGATGATGTTCGTCACCCAGGGCCTTATCAACTTTTTCGTTCACAGCGGCTCGGGACAAGCCGCCCTGACGATGCCGATCATGTCCCCCCTGGCGGACGTCATCGGCATCACCCGTCAGACCTCGGTGCTCGCCTTTGTCTTCGGCGAGGGCTGGATCAATCCGATCCTGCCCACCTCCGGGGTGACCATGGGCGTGCTCGGGCTGGCTGGCATCCCCTGGGAAAAATGGGCCCGGTGGCTGCTGCCTATCCAGATTTTCTTCTTCATTCTGGCGCTGCTGCTGCTGATACCGCCCGTCCTTTTACATTTTCAGTAA